Proteins encoded together in one Ferroglobus placidus DSM 10642 window:
- a CDS encoding AsnC family transcriptional regulator, whose product MKLDKVKTIIIKEKVKNPNVTVKELREILLKEYGIQISLTRVARILQELKKSGAIREVIIPNENNLIFAFIEMSFNNHHFKKWKKAYEYLIGSAHVVMFAVTGGVRRWKVLAAFRSFKEVTMWIHEFLDRHGEFVDELNLMFVYDIYKFRFSPEIFESSPPEFLIS is encoded by the coding sequence ATGAAGCTGGATAAAGTTAAGACGATCATAATCAAAGAAAAGGTGAAAAATCCGAACGTCACCGTCAAGGAGCTCAGAGAAATTTTGCTGAAAGAGTACGGAATACAAATAAGTCTGACGAGAGTTGCGAGAATTTTGCAAGAACTAAAAAAGAGCGGTGCGATAAGGGAAGTAATAATTCCAAACGAGAACAACTTAATTTTCGCTTTTATCGAGATGAGCTTCAACAACCACCACTTCAAAAAATGGAAGAAAGCGTATGAATATTTAATAGGTTCAGCTCACGTTGTTATGTTCGCCGTAACTGGAGGGGTGAGAAGATGGAAGGTGTTAGCAGCTTTCAGAAGCTTTAAAGAGGTTACCATGTGGATTCACGAGTTCTTAGACAGGCACGGGGAATTTGTGGACGAGCTCAACCTAATGTTCGTCTACGACATTTACAAGTTCCGCTTCTCCCCCGAAATTTTTGAGTCATCCCCTCCTGAGTTCCTGATCTCTTAA
- a CDS encoding PEP/pyruvate-binding domain-containing protein: protein MKYVKWFDEISKEDVGIAGGKGANLGEMVKAGFPIPPGFVITINAFEEFLEGAKERGKKAQIARIISEVDVKNTEELEKVSALAREIVESTPIPEKIEEEIREAYRKLCEIVGEEVAVAVRSSATAEDVPDASFAGQQETYLWIKGEDEVVKHVLKCWSSLYTPRAIAYRATKGFDHYEVSIAVVVQKMVNSRSSGVMFTLNPTNGDESQIVIESAWGLGEAIVSGEVTPDRFVVDKVTKEILDRTISPKLVWCVYKDGKVVHEEVPEDLREKPSLSDEEIVYLAEIGKKIEEHYSHPMDIEWAIDKDFDFPKNVFILQARPETVWSQKKKEPVIGKKSGFDLLMERALTPFKIPK from the coding sequence ATGAAGTATGTTAAGTGGTTTGACGAAATAAGCAAAGAAGATGTTGGCATAGCAGGAGGAAAAGGGGCAAATTTAGGAGAGATGGTAAAGGCTGGCTTTCCGATTCCACCTGGCTTTGTTATCACAATAAACGCTTTTGAGGAATTCTTAGAAGGGGCGAAAGAGAGGGGGAAGAAAGCGCAGATAGCGAGGATAATATCCGAGGTTGACGTAAAGAATACGGAAGAGCTTGAAAAAGTCAGTGCTTTGGCGAGGGAGATTGTGGAATCGACTCCGATTCCGGAAAAAATCGAAGAAGAGATTAGAGAAGCTTACAGAAAGCTGTGCGAAATCGTCGGCGAAGAAGTGGCTGTGGCTGTAAGAAGCTCAGCAACAGCAGAGGATGTGCCCGACGCAAGTTTCGCCGGACAGCAGGAAACTTATCTCTGGATTAAAGGAGAGGATGAAGTAGTGAAGCACGTTTTAAAGTGCTGGAGCAGTCTCTACACTCCGAGAGCGATAGCCTACAGAGCGACGAAAGGTTTTGATCATTATGAGGTTTCCATCGCCGTCGTAGTTCAGAAGATGGTAAATTCGAGGAGCAGCGGAGTTATGTTCACTCTCAATCCGACAAACGGAGATGAGAGTCAGATCGTTATCGAATCTGCTTGGGGGCTTGGAGAGGCTATTGTAAGTGGAGAGGTAACTCCAGACAGGTTCGTCGTAGATAAAGTTACGAAGGAAATATTGGACAGAACGATCTCTCCAAAACTCGTGTGGTGCGTTTACAAGGATGGGAAAGTTGTTCACGAAGAAGTTCCTGAGGATTTGAGGGAAAAGCCGTCCTTGAGCGATGAGGAAATTGTTTACTTGGCGGAGATAGGGAAGAAGATTGAGGAACATTACTCTCATCCAATGGACATAGAGTGGGCAATAGATAAAGACTTCGACTTCCCAAAGAACGTTTTCATTCTTCAAGCTCGTCCAGAGACGGTGTGGAGTCAAAAGAAGAAGGAGCCAGTCATTGGCAAAAAGAGCGGTTTCGATTTGCTCATGGAACGAGCTTTAACTCCTTTCAAGATTCCGAAATGA